In one window of Microtus pennsylvanicus isolate mMicPen1 chromosome 2, mMicPen1.hap1, whole genome shotgun sequence DNA:
- the LOC142844320 gene encoding uncharacterized protein LOC142844320 produces the protein MAGPAALVCVPATSCRDPKIMTFWCHDSDSNRGCCGHNTEYSPHYNYGEPHILTLPEHVTQHSPTLSCTNTPLGETEPQPCCPWLCTLRCCVCRFLHSPHEDGSRVLALLMVHHPLAQDTVTVVLTITMAPGTMVLTITMAPGTMVLTITMALGILVLTITMAQDTLVLTITMVLGILVLTITIALGTLVLTITMAPGTLVLTITMVHITEK, from the exons ATGGCTGGGCCAGCTGCCTTGGTTTGTGTACCTGCCACAAGCTGCCGGGACCCGAAAATCATGACCTTTTGGTGCCATGACTCGGATTCAAACCGAGGTTGCTGCGGCCACAACACTGAGTACTCGCCACACTACAATTACGGCGAGCCGCACATTTTG ACTCTCCCGGAGCATGTGACCCAACACAGCCCCACCCTCTCTTGTACAAATACTCCCCTGGGGGAGACAGAGCCTCAGCCTTGCTGTCCCTGGCTCTGCACTCTCAG GTGTTGCGTGTGTCGCTTCCTGCACTCACCCCATGAAGATGGATCCAG GGTCCTTGCCCTCCTCATGGTCCACCACCCCCTGGCCCAGGACACTGTCACCGTGGTCCTCACCATCACCATGGCCCCGGGCACCATGGTCCTCACCATCACCATGGCCCCGGGCACCATGGTCCTCAccatcaccatggccctgggcATCCTGGTCCTCACCATCACCATGGCCCAGGACACCCTGGTCCTCACCATCACCATGGTCCTTGGCATCCTGGTCCTCACCATCACCATTGCCCTGGGCACCCTGGTTCTCACCATCACCATGGCCCCTGGCACCCTGGTCCTCACCATCACCATGGTCCACATCACTGAGAAATGA